A single window of Vigna unguiculata cultivar IT97K-499-35 chromosome 1, ASM411807v1, whole genome shotgun sequence DNA harbors:
- the LOC114195265 gene encoding glycosyltransferase-like At2g41451 codes for MAGALSHRQFQHQPPPSSSRLLLLLTLLPLTLASMAFVLQWRGGLTDPLTRWSPDQPQFPGMSFADSTPSRRTSDCANPLSQSLNPSFPYFRDWNFDFSPHLSPKICVTTSTSAGLEQTLPWIFYHKVIGVSSFLLFVEGKAASPNVTRVLESIPGVKVVFRTRELEEQQAKSRIWNETWLASFFYKPCNYELFVKQSLNMEMAIVMARDSGMDWIIHLDTDELMHPAGTPEYSLRQLLADVPGNVDMVIFPNYESSVERDDIKEPFSEVSMFKKNYDHLPKDVYFGNYKESTRGNPNYFLTYGNGKSAARIQDHLRPNGAHRWHNYMKTPNEIKLEEAAVLHYTYTKFSDLTSRRDRCGCKPTKEDVKRCFMLDFDRSAFIIASTATEEEMLQWYRERIVWTDKALNMRLMRKGILTRIYAPMVIIQSLRESGVFSSVIAKAAQTNLSKEKFLKSVDSSNSTRNSRSDMFSTRKIDAGRLSLATARRILKVIDDSLPSAIPPLSPPSYDHTDSIF; via the exons ATGGCGGGTGCACTCTCCCACAGACAATTCCAGCACCAACCACCACCCTCCTCCTCGcgcctcctcctcctcctcacTCTCCTCCCGCTCACCCTCGCCTCCATGGCTTTCGTCCTCCAATGGCGCGGCGGTCTCACCGACCCCCTCACCCGCTGGTCACCCGATCAACCCCAGTTTCCCGGCATGTCCTTCGCCGATTCCACTCCCTCTCGCCGCACCTCCGATTGTGCCAACCCTCTCTCCCAATCTCTCAACCCCTCTTTCCCCTACTTCCGTGACTGGAACTTTGATTTCTCCCCCCACCTCTCGCCCAAG ATATGTGTCACCACCAGCACCTCCGCGGGGCTGGAGCAGACGCTGCCGTGGATCTTCTACCACAAGGTTATCGGAGTCTCCAGCTTCCTCCTCTTCGTCGAAGGGAAGGCTGCGTCGCCTAATGTCACTAGGGTTTTAGAGAGCATTCCC GGGGTGAAGGTTGTGTTTAGAACGAGGGAGTTGGAGGAGCAGCAAGCTAAAAg CCGAATATGGAATGAGACTTGGTTGGCAAGCTTCTTCTACAAACCATGTAACTATGAGTTGTTTGTGAAGCAATCTTTGAATATGGAAATGGCTATTGTCATGGCAAGG gATTCTGGAATGGATTGGATCATCCATCTGGACACGGATGAGCTGATGCATCCAGCAGGAACCCCAGAGTACTCTTTAAGACAGTTATTAGCTGACGTGCCTGGAAATGTTGATATGGTCATTTTTCCTAATTAT GAAAGCAGCGTGGAGCGAGATGATATCAAGGAGCCTTTCAGTGAG GTTTCAATGTTCAAGAAGAACTACGACCATCTTCCAAAGGATGTATATTTTGGAAATTACAAAGAATCAACCCGTGGCAATCCAAACTATTTTCTTACTTATGGAAATGGGAAATCAGCTGCCAGGATTCAGGATCATCTCCGTCCTAATGGTGCCCACAGATGGCACAACTATATGAAAACACCCAA TGAGATAAAATTGGAAGAAGCTGCTGTTCTGCATTATACCTACACCAAATTTTCTGATTTGACTTCAAGACGTGATAGGTGTGGCTGCAAGCCTACTAAAGAAGATGTTAAAAGATGCTTCATGTTGGATTTTGATAGATCT GCATTCATAATTGCTTCCACTGCAACTGAGGAAGAAATGCTTCAATG GTATCGTGAACGCATTGTCTGGACTGATAAAGCACTTAACATGAGACTTATGAGGAAAGGCATCCTGACTCGTATTTATGCTCCCATG GTTATTATTCAAAGTTTGAGGGAATCTGGTGTGTTTAGCTCTGTGATTGCAAAAGCTGCTCAAACAAATTTATCAAAagagaagtttttaaaatctgttGACAGTAGCAATTCAACCAGGAATTCCAGATCAGATATGTTTTCTACTAGAAAAATTGATGCCGGCAGGTTATCCCTAGCAACTGCAAGAAGAATTTTGAAAGTTATAGATGATTCACTCCCATCTGCAATCCCACCGTTGTCTCCACCAAGCTACGATCATACTGACTCAATTTTTTGA